The genomic interval CAATCGCGCTCGAAGCCGAACGTGCGCGCGCTCAGCAGGTCGGCGTAGGCGCCTGGTCCGCCCTCCCACGCCTGCACGCCGATGGCCGGGTGCTCGAACGCGACCGTGTACGCGAGGGCCTCCTCGCCGGGCGTCGCTCGCGCCCGGCCGCCTCGCAGCGCGACCTCGACCTCGCGCTCAAGAACGAGCGCTGCCGGCGCGGGCGGCGGCGGTCCGAGCTCCGCGACGGCCGCGGTCCAAGGCTCGGCCGAGCCGTCGAGGATGGGCAGCTCGTCGCAGCTCGCCTCGATGACGACGCCCTCGAAGTAGCCCGCCACGCGCAAGGCCGCGAGGAGGTGCTCGACCATGTGTACGCTCGCGCCGTCCGCCGAGAGGCTCGTGGCGCGCTCGGCGCCGGACAGGTGGGCCAGGTCGGCGGGCACCTCCGTGCCGCCGCGCAGGAACCGCAGGGGGCCGCTCGCGCGGTGCAGCGTCACGCTGCTCGTCAGGCCGGAATGGATGGTGCGTCCCGTCACCGTCGTCACGGGCGCTCAGGCGTCCTTGGCCGCGTCGCCCGGGTGCTCGGCGGCTGCGCCGTCGTGGTCGGACGCGGGGCCGGAGCCGACGCGCCCGGCGGCCTCACCCGCGGCCTCGCCCACGGTCCTGCCGGCGCGCGCCCGGCGCCACAGCTCCTCGAGCTTGCCGAGCAGGTAGAGCTCGCGCACGAACTCGCGGTGGGGGCGTGCGGGGAAGCCGGCCCACGTGGCGCCGGGCGGCACGTCCTTAGTGACTCCGCTGCGGCCGGCTATGCGCGCGCCGTCGCCGATGCTGACGTGATCGCTGACGGCCACGTACCCCCCGAGGATCACGCCGGAGCCGATCCTCGTGCTCCCCCCGATGCCCGCCATGCCCGCGATGAGCGTGTCGGACCCGATGACGACGT from Trueperaceae bacterium carries:
- a CDS encoding UDP-3-O-acyl-N-acetylglucosamine deacetylase, giving the protein MTTVTGRTIHSGLTSSVTLHRASGPLRFLRGGTEVPADLAHLSGAERATSLSADGASVHMVEHLLAALRVAGYFEGVVIEASCDELPILDGSAEPWTAAVAELGPPPPAPAALVLEREVEVALRGGRARATPGEEALAYTVAFEHPAIGVQAWEGGPGAYADLLSARTFGFERDWEALKARGLALGASEAHVIVFAMDGPTRPLRHPDEPVRHKALDAVGDLALLGRPVRARIAIERGSHALHHELARAVAMAAAS